TGATAGGACGCCGGAGCGGCGAGCGGCTACGGCCTCTGCGGTCCATTGACGAGTGTGATTACCCGGTGGCGCGGCGCTTCGTACGAAATGCGCTCGCGATCAAGGAAGTAGTCGCGCACCGCGTTGCCTTCGTCAGTGTGTTCAGCCATTGCGATCTTCTTCGCTGTTTCGAGCGCCAAGCGGTACTCAACAGGGGGCGTCCGGGCTTCGAACAAATTTGTTCGAAACGCTCAAAGTGTAGATTTTCAACGAATTTTAGTTGCCGGATGCGATCCTGAATCCATTTGCGGAAATTTGCTTTTGTGCCGATTTTCGCGTGCAGTTCGCGCCCATCTACGACCTCGCACACGACGCCGCCGACCGTCCCGCGCTCGACATTGACGACGATCATTCCTGTCGCCTCCATCGGTTCCAGACTGCGCGGCGCATTGCGCGACGGCGCGTTATCGGTGGGCATTTCTGTCGTCGCACCCTTCCTATAAGCCCAGTCGGGCGAGCCGCCGAAGCGCATGAACATGCAAAGTTAGGCGGCTCGATGTCTCTGACCGACCCTAAAACGTCATTCGACTACAAACTTCTCAACGCCCGCTACCTTGCTGCTAACCGACATTCGCTGATGGCGGAACACCCAAGGTATCACGGTACTTGGAACGGAACGGTGTCAATTGATGCGCTCATGACAATCTCCTTTCGATAGAAGGGAGCCAGTTTGCATCTGGTCAACGGGCCTTGCATCGTACCCTCGCCAGATTTACGATCAAAGTTGTCGCGCGCTAACGATTCTTGCACGGCGGCGCAGCGGTGCAAGGCGGCCTTAACTGACGCCCAACTTTTAGTAGGCCATAACCGTAGGTGACCAATCAGGAACCCACCCAATGCCACAGCCTGGCCTGACTCAACGTAAAAGACTCGAGAGTGGGAAGCCCCTTCGACAGGTTGCAGCACTGCCCTACAGATTCTCCGAAAAGGGTACCTTCGAATTTCTACTCATTACTGCCAGGTCAACCCGCCGCTTCATCGTTCCAAAGGGCTGGCCAAGTAAGCAAAGCAGAGATTGGCAGATGGCGGCGACTGAGGCGAGGCAAGAGGCTGGTATTACCGGAAAGGTCGCGAAGTCACCGTGCGGTCGCTACTTATACGAGAAGCGCATTGCAAATATTTACACAACAATTCGGGTTGATGTATATAGCTTGCGAGTCAAGATGGAGTTTAATGATTGGCCGGAAAAGACAGAGCGATCAAGGAGATGGCTTTGTGCGGAAGATGCCATCCTGCTTATCGATGAGCCGGGTTTGATCCCTATCATATGCCGCTTCTCGGACGTCATAAAAAGTAAGCGGAAAAACTAGTGCGCGGATGGCTTCGCACAATAGTGCGGGGCTGCGTTTGCAGTCGTTTTCCAGTGGAGTTATATAGCGTGGCTGAACCACTCAAACCAAGAATATTTATTGGCTCGTCTAGCGAAGGGTCTGACGTCGCGCACGCAATTCAAACGGGCCTTGGCAGCGGCGTCGAATGCACAGTTTGGGACCAAGGCACCTTCGAGTTAGGTAAATCAACACTAAATAATCTGTATGAGTTTATCGAAAAATTTGACTTTGCGATCTTTGTCGCAGCGCCAGACGATGAGGTTGAGGTTCGCGGAAAGCATTATTCATCCACCCGGGACAACGTTATATTCGAACTAGGCCTATTTATGGGCGGACTAGGGACAGATCGAGTTATCTTCATTACTGCTGGAAATATTAGGGAATTCAAACTCCCATCGGATCTTCAAGGCATTACTCACGCAACATACGAGTCAGAACGGGTGGATGGAAATATTGTTGCGGCGGTCGGGCCCGCTTGTTTGGCTATCCAACGCCATATAGCGAAAAAATCAAAGCTGCCCGGGCGAACGAAGGACTATGGCCTTAGCTATGTAGGAGCAATATGCTTCCGCAGCAAAGCGAAGCGGATTCAATACCTCCTTGTTTCATCTGACCGTAACAGAATTATTTTCCCTAAGGGCGACATGAAGTCCATTGACAGCGATGCAGCCGGAGCCGCTGGTAGAATTGCCAAGAAGGAGGCGGGAGTGCGCGGTCGAATAGTCGATGGAAAGTCTCGTTTTATACAATACTTCAATGATGAATATAATGCGGTTCACCGGATAGAAGTGTTCTTACTGGATATCTCAAGCATTCTCGAAGTAGGACATGGGTGGCGGAATCCTCAATGGTTCGATTTAACGGAATCAATCACTGCGCTGACAAGCGATCGTGATTACAATACCAGCATTCAGCTGTCCCAAGCTATGGAATGGGCCGAGCAGCAGATTCGCAAATATGTCAACAATTTTTGTGGTGATTCAGGTGAGCAGAAGAGGAAAAAAAAGCAATCTCGGTAAATACCTCCGAGCTTTTCGATTGCCTGAGCAGTGACTTAATAATATTGTTCCACTGTTGGGTTTGGCAGGTGGAAACGTTCTATGCATCCCGCATTTTTTAGCTACTTCGAGAGGCGCCGCGGCGCCTTTGACGTTCACGTCAATCGCTTCGAACGGACGATCGACCAGTCCGCTCGTGCCCAAAATGCCGGCGAGATGGAATACAAGAGTTGAGCCGGCGACCGCAATTTGAGCATTTCCATGTCCAAGACGCTCGCACAGATGCTCCGCGCCCCTTCTCTATGGTGCAATGGTTCGTCGAAGTATCGCAAGCAAGCACGTCAAATCCGCGCTGCACAAAAGCTGCCACAACATGGCGTCCAATGAATTCAGTGGCTCCGGTGACGACCGACTTCAGACTGACCTCCGGTGCCCGAAGTTGATTGTGCTTTTGATAGCGAGCTCGACTAATTCAGTGTGATTTATTATCCTAATTACCGACGCTTGTAAGTGTGCGCCTTTGCGCGTGCCTGCAACATTGTCGATTTTAGTGACTGTACATACATCACAGAAACAGCACGCGTGGATGATAGATCATCCGCTATGAACGACGGCGCAACGCTCATCGTCGGCGACCGAATGGACGCGCACAAAGGCGAAGCGGATAGACGAATGTCCATCTGGTAGCCTAGCGGAATGACGCTTCATGGCCGGTCCCAGCCTGTCGGCGATCGGCTGTACTCGACCCATCCCAGCCGTTCGTTGCTGC
The nucleotide sequence above comes from Paraburkholderia aromaticivorans. Encoded proteins:
- a CDS encoding antA/AntB antirepressor family protein, whose amino-acid sequence is MFMRFGGSPDWAYRKGATTEMPTDNAPSRNAPRSLEPMEATGMIVVNVERGTVGGVVCEVVDGRELHAKIGTKANFRKWIQDRIRQLKFVENLHFERFEQICSKPGRPLLSTAWRSKQRRRSQWLNTLTKATRCATTSLIASAFRTKRRATG
- a CDS encoding TIR domain-containing protein, producing the protein MAEPLKPRIFIGSSSEGSDVAHAIQTGLGSGVECTVWDQGTFELGKSTLNNLYEFIEKFDFAIFVAAPDDEVEVRGKHYSSTRDNVIFELGLFMGGLGTDRVIFITAGNIREFKLPSDLQGITHATYESERVDGNIVAAVGPACLAIQRHIAKKSKLPGRTKDYGLSYVGAICFRSKAKRIQYLLVSSDRNRIIFPKGDMKSIDSDAAGAAGRIAKKEAGVRGRIVDGKSRFIQYFNDEYNAVHRIEVFLLDISSILEVGHGWRNPQWFDLTESITALTSDRDYNTSIQLSQAMEWAEQQIRKYVNNFCGDSGEQKRKKKQSR